One Aquisalimonas asiatica DNA window includes the following coding sequences:
- a CDS encoding anhydro-N-acetylmuramic acid kinase, which produces MPEALYAGLMTGTSMDGIDAVLVAFSGGRSRLVATHSVEHDAPVRARLLEVNGASPLAEVMTLDALLGEQFADAILALLEKAGTPASDVAAIGSHGQTLWHAPDAPSPSTLQIGDPHRIAQRTGITVVADFRRRDLAAGGQGAPLGPLFHQAFFHSAEEDRVVVNIGGMANITRLPRAPGTGGVSGFDTGPGNVFLDSWYARHRGGTYDRDGAWAASGAVSAALLDRLLADAYFARKPPKSTGRDYFNDDWLAAAGVSGHDPATVQATLAQFTAETIAAGIRDSLPTATRALICGGGARNGDLMSRLQAALPEMRVEATDEEGIHADWVEAAGFAWLARETLAGRPGNLPSVTGACARVPLGAIHPGSPGE; this is translated from the coding sequence GTGCCGGAGGCACTTTACGCAGGACTGATGACAGGCACCAGCATGGACGGGATCGACGCCGTGCTGGTGGCATTCAGCGGTGGCCGGTCACGCCTCGTGGCCACGCACAGTGTCGAGCACGACGCACCGGTCCGCGCGCGCCTGCTGGAGGTGAACGGCGCGTCGCCGCTGGCAGAGGTCATGACTCTGGACGCCCTGCTGGGCGAACAGTTCGCTGACGCAATCCTCGCCCTGCTGGAGAAAGCCGGCACACCCGCCTCCGACGTCGCGGCCATCGGCAGCCACGGGCAGACGCTGTGGCACGCGCCCGACGCCCCGTCACCGAGCACCCTGCAGATCGGTGACCCGCACCGGATCGCCCAACGGACCGGCATCACCGTGGTCGCGGACTTCCGCCGCCGGGATCTCGCGGCAGGCGGCCAGGGCGCACCTCTCGGGCCGCTTTTCCACCAGGCGTTCTTCCACTCTGCAGAGGAGGACCGGGTCGTGGTGAACATTGGCGGCATGGCAAACATCACACGGCTGCCCCGCGCGCCCGGCACCGGAGGCGTCAGCGGGTTCGACACCGGCCCGGGCAACGTCTTTCTCGACAGCTGGTACGCCCGTCACCGGGGTGGTACGTACGACCGGGACGGGGCCTGGGCAGCGTCCGGCGCGGTGTCGGCGGCGCTACTCGACCGCCTGCTCGCGGACGCCTACTTCGCCCGTAAACCGCCAAAGAGCACGGGGCGCGATTACTTCAACGACGACTGGCTGGCCGCCGCGGGGGTATCCGGGCATGATCCCGCCACTGTTCAGGCCACCCTCGCCCAGTTCACGGCCGAGACGATCGCCGCGGGCATCCGTGACAGCCTGCCGACCGCGACCCGGGCATTGATCTGTGGCGGAGGCGCGCGCAACGGAGACCTGATGAGCCGGCTGCAGGCCGCCCTGCCGGAAATGCGCGTGGAGGCGACCGACGAGGAAGGGATTCACGCGGACTGGGTGGAAGCGGCCGGGTTCGCCTGGCTGGCGAGAGAGACCCTGGCGGGCCGGCCTGGCAATCTTCCGTCGGTAACCGGCGCCTGCGCCCGGGTGCCGCTGGGGGCGATCCATCCCGGATCGCCCGGGGAGTAG
- the argC gene encoding N-acetyl-gamma-glutamyl-phosphate reductase, protein MITIGIVGGTGYTGAELLRLLAGHPRAEVRAITSRGNAGTRVDAMFPGLRGAVDLRFTEPDVAELAACDLVFFATPNGTAMQMVPELLDAGTRIIDLGADFRLRDVASWEAWYGMAHACPERLADAVYGLPEIHRASIREARLVANPGCYPTAVALGWLPLVEAGLVGLDALVADCKSGVSGAGRKAQVPTLFGEANENFRAYGAAGHRHLPEIRQTLERVAGGPVGLTFVPHLVPMTRGMQASLYAPLADATVDLQELFEARYAEEPFVDVLPAGSHPETRTVRGTNMCRIAVHQPQDGRTAIVFSVIDNLTKGAASQAVQNMNLMCGLDETAGLSGVAVLP, encoded by the coding sequence ATGATTACCATTGGCATCGTGGGTGGCACCGGATATACCGGCGCCGAACTGTTGCGGCTACTGGCGGGGCACCCCCGGGCGGAGGTGCGCGCAATCACCTCCCGGGGCAACGCCGGCACGCGTGTCGATGCCATGTTCCCCGGGCTGCGCGGTGCGGTCGACCTGCGCTTTACCGAGCCGGATGTGGCGGAGCTCGCCGCCTGCGATCTCGTCTTCTTCGCAACGCCCAACGGCACGGCCATGCAGATGGTGCCGGAGCTGCTCGATGCCGGGACGCGGATTATTGACCTCGGCGCGGATTTCCGGCTAAGGGACGTGGCGTCCTGGGAGGCGTGGTACGGCATGGCTCATGCCTGTCCCGAACGCCTCGCCGATGCCGTGTACGGATTGCCGGAGATCCACCGGGCAAGCATTCGCGAGGCGCGCCTGGTGGCGAACCCGGGGTGTTACCCCACGGCTGTGGCCCTCGGGTGGCTGCCCCTGGTGGAGGCCGGCCTGGTCGGGCTGGACGCCCTGGTTGCGGACTGCAAGTCCGGTGTCTCCGGGGCGGGGCGGAAGGCGCAGGTGCCAACGCTGTTCGGCGAGGCCAACGAGAACTTCCGTGCCTACGGCGCAGCAGGGCACCGGCACCTGCCAGAGATCCGGCAGACGCTGGAGCGGGTTGCCGGCGGCCCCGTGGGACTGACGTTCGTGCCCCACCTGGTGCCGATGACCCGGGGCATGCAGGCCAGTCTCTACGCACCACTGGCGGACGCCACGGTCGACCTCCAGGAGCTGTTCGAGGCGCGCTACGCGGAGGAGCCGTTCGTGGATGTGCTGCCGGCCGGGAGTCATCCCGAAACCCGGACCGTGCGCGGCACCAACATGTGCCGGATCGCGGTGCACCAGCCCCAGGACGGGCGCACGGCCATCGTGTTCTCGGTGATCGACAACCTCACCAAGGGTGCGGCCAGCCAGGCGGTGCAGAACATGAACCTGATGTGCGGTCTGGATGAAACCGCCGGGCTGAGCGGTGTGGCGGTGCTGCCGTGA
- a CDS encoding peroxiredoxin family protein — translation MTKRKDVWFILLFAVVVVTAALVWLAPWQGERAPDVRVETLDGERFTLEELRGKPVIVAFWATTCSECVSEIPHFKALYEEYSDQGLELIAVAMEYDPESQVRAMVEDRDIPYTVALDRDGSIARAFGDVRLTPTTFLVSPDGKILSQRLGMVDMDRMRERITGLLPADQVASLDTPDA, via the coding sequence ATGACGAAGCGCAAAGACGTATGGTTCATCCTGTTGTTCGCGGTGGTGGTGGTGACGGCCGCGCTGGTCTGGCTCGCCCCCTGGCAGGGCGAGCGCGCGCCGGACGTGCGGGTGGAGACACTCGACGGCGAGCGCTTCACGCTGGAAGAGCTCCGCGGCAAACCGGTCATCGTGGCGTTCTGGGCCACCACCTGCTCCGAGTGCGTCAGCGAGATCCCCCACTTCAAGGCGCTCTACGAGGAGTACAGCGACCAGGGGCTGGAGCTGATCGCCGTTGCCATGGAGTACGATCCGGAGTCACAGGTCCGCGCCATGGTGGAAGACCGGGACATCCCCTATACCGTCGCCCTGGACCGCGATGGCAGTATCGCTCGCGCATTCGGTGACGTGCGACTCACGCCGACCACGTTCCTGGTCAGCCCGGACGGCAAGATCCTCAGTCAGCGCCTGGGCATGGTGGACATGGACCGCATGCGCGAGCGCATCACCGGCCTGCTGCCGGCCGACCAGGTTGCCTCGCTGGACACCCCTGACGCCTGA
- the erpA gene encoding iron-sulfur cluster insertion protein ErpA produces the protein MESMAEAAFEQDDAPLVFTDSAANKVRELLDEENNDALKLRVYVAGGGCSGFQYGFTFDENTDEGDSAMEKNGVTLVVDPMSVQYLMGAEIDYVEGIEGAQFVIRNPNATTTCGCGSSFGV, from the coding sequence ATGGAATCCATGGCTGAAGCAGCATTTGAGCAGGACGATGCGCCGCTGGTCTTCACCGACAGCGCGGCGAACAAGGTGCGTGAACTGCTTGATGAGGAAAACAACGACGCGTTGAAGCTGCGCGTCTACGTTGCGGGAGGTGGCTGTTCCGGTTTCCAGTACGGCTTCACCTTCGACGAGAACACCGACGAAGGCGATTCCGCCATGGAAAAGAACGGCGTCACACTGGTGGTGGACCCGATGAGCGTCCAGTACCTCATGGGCGCGGAGATCGATTACGTGGAAGGCATCGAAGGGGCGCAGTTCGTCATTCGCAACCCCAATGCCACCACCACGTGTGGATGCGGCTCCTCGTTCGGCGTCTGA
- the tyrS gene encoding tyrosine--tRNA ligase, with amino-acid sequence MVDVDGALAELRRGTEEILVESELRERLAAGRSLRIKAGFDPTAPDLHLGHTVLINKLRQFQDLGHEVLFLIGDFTGMIGDPSGKSATRKPLTEEEVAANAQTYREQVFRILDPERTRVVFNSTWMSRFSATDMIQLSARYTVARMLERDDFHNRYHGGQPIAVHEFLYPLIQGYDSVELKADVELGGTDQKFNLLVGRHLQHAYGQPSQVVMTVPILEGLDGVQKMSKSLNNYVGIKEPADEMFGKLMSVSDDLMWRYFELLSLRPGAEVDALRAEAAAGRNPRDIKVLLAEELVERFHDRDAAVRARQTFEDRFRRGALPEDMPDVDVPARGGSVPIATLLRLAGLVGSSSDGQRMVKQGAVRIDGERVEDAGLTIAAGSVHVVQVGKRRFARVTIVEEKA; translated from the coding sequence ATGGTCGATGTGGATGGCGCCCTGGCAGAGCTTCGCCGGGGGACGGAAGAGATACTGGTGGAGAGTGAGTTGCGGGAGCGTTTGGCAGCCGGGCGGTCGCTGCGGATCAAGGCGGGGTTCGACCCCACCGCACCGGACCTGCACCTGGGGCACACGGTGCTGATCAACAAGCTCCGCCAGTTCCAGGATCTCGGGCACGAGGTGCTGTTCCTGATCGGTGACTTCACGGGCATGATCGGTGACCCGAGCGGCAAGAGCGCCACCCGCAAACCACTCACGGAAGAGGAGGTGGCCGCCAATGCCCAGACCTACCGGGAGCAGGTGTTCCGCATTCTCGACCCGGAGCGCACCCGGGTCGTCTTCAACTCCACGTGGATGAGCCGCTTCTCGGCAACCGACATGATTCAATTGTCCGCGCGCTACACGGTGGCACGAATGCTGGAGCGCGACGATTTCCACAACCGCTACCACGGCGGACAGCCCATCGCCGTGCACGAGTTTCTCTACCCGCTCATCCAGGGTTACGACTCGGTGGAGCTGAAGGCGGATGTCGAGCTCGGTGGCACCGACCAGAAGTTCAACCTGCTGGTGGGGCGGCATTTGCAGCACGCCTACGGCCAGCCCTCTCAGGTTGTCATGACCGTCCCCATCCTCGAGGGGCTGGATGGCGTGCAGAAGATGTCCAAGTCGTTGAACAACTATGTCGGCATCAAGGAGCCCGCCGACGAGATGTTCGGCAAGCTGATGTCCGTCTCCGACGATCTCATGTGGCGCTACTTCGAGCTGCTCAGTCTCAGGCCGGGCGCTGAAGTCGACGCCCTGCGGGCCGAAGCCGCCGCCGGGCGTAATCCGCGTGACATCAAGGTGCTTCTCGCCGAGGAGCTGGTGGAGCGGTTCCATGACCGTGATGCGGCGGTTCGCGCAAGGCAGACCTTCGAGGACCGTTTCCGGCGCGGCGCGCTCCCGGAGGACATGCCTGACGTCGACGTGCCCGCCCGGGGTGGTTCCGTGCCCATCGCGACGCTATTGCGACTCGCCGGTCTGGTTGGGTCAAGCAGTGACGGCCAGCGCATGGTCAAGCAGGGGGCCGTGCGCATCGACGGGGAACGCGTTGAGGATGCAGGGCTTACGATTGCGGCTGGCAGCGTCCACGTGGTGCAGGTGGGCAAGCGCCGATTCGCTCGCGTGACCATCGTTGAAGAAAAGGCTTGA